From the genome of Paracoccus seriniphilus, one region includes:
- a CDS encoding tripartite tricarboxylate transporter permease — protein sequence MSSFELLAGGFHSAFQLVAFATIVIGLLVGVVAGALPGISFVNAMAMALPFTYVMEPTQSMLFLGGIYVGGVFGGSISAIIINVPGTPASLPATWDGYQMTRRGEVKRALTIAVTASATGGLVSALVLAFLSAPFAAFALKFSQPEFFAATVLGLVSVIAIAKDQPVITVVSLLAGIAIGTVGVDPLYGQARFSFGISEMENGIRFVVVMIGLFAIGEVVDLIATNRDLRPKKTEGAGKGAGLRDMFRLKGAIARGTGLGCMIGMIPGAGATPGAVIAYGVEKQVSKRGDEFGTGVEEGLAAPEAAKNATTGAAMVPLLTLGIPGSAATAIMLAAMMLHGINPGPLLFIMDPSMVYTIFAAMIIANILMICAGIGVAQVFSTLMRTPPAILAAFIIVLSVVGAFGIRNNIFDVYVCLAFGVLGWGMKRIGFPSAPMVLGVILGPLAERYFLTSLANSNQDWTVFFTRPISGTILLLALLFVLWSLWAPITSAMSRMKQLMA from the coding sequence ATGAGTTCGTTCGAATTACTGGCAGGCGGCTTTCACTCCGCGTTTCAGCTGGTTGCCTTTGCCACGATCGTGATCGGTCTTCTGGTCGGCGTCGTGGCGGGGGCGCTTCCCGGCATCTCGTTTGTCAATGCAATGGCGATGGCGCTGCCCTTCACCTATGTGATGGAACCCACGCAATCCATGCTGTTCCTGGGTGGCATCTATGTCGGTGGGGTCTTCGGGGGGTCCATCTCGGCCATCATCATCAATGTTCCGGGAACACCCGCGTCCCTTCCGGCCACCTGGGATGGATATCAGATGACCCGAAGGGGCGAGGTCAAGCGCGCGTTGACCATTGCCGTCACTGCCTCGGCCACGGGCGGATTGGTCAGTGCGCTGGTTCTGGCCTTTCTCTCGGCTCCATTCGCGGCCTTTGCGCTGAAATTTTCCCAACCCGAATTCTTTGCGGCGACGGTGCTTGGTCTGGTCAGTGTCATTGCCATCGCCAAGGACCAGCCGGTGATCACCGTCGTATCCCTGCTGGCGGGGATTGCCATTGGCACCGTCGGGGTCGATCCGCTGTATGGGCAGGCGCGTTTCAGCTTTGGTATCTCCGAGATGGAAAACGGCATCCGCTTCGTGGTCGTGATGATCGGTCTGTTCGCGATCGGCGAGGTCGTGGACCTGATCGCCACCAATCGCGATCTGCGCCCGAAAAAGACCGAAGGCGCAGGAAAAGGGGCGGGTCTGCGCGACATGTTCAGGCTGAAGGGCGCCATCGCCCGCGGAACGGGCCTTGGCTGCATGATCGGGATGATCCCGGGCGCGGGGGCAACCCCTGGTGCGGTCATTGCATATGGGGTGGAAAAGCAGGTTTCCAAACGCGGCGACGAATTCGGAACCGGCGTCGAAGAGGGACTGGCCGCGCCCGAAGCCGCGAAGAATGCCACGACCGGTGCGGCGATGGTGCCGCTGCTGACTCTGGGAATCCCCGGCAGTGCCGCGACGGCGATCATGCTGGCGGCGATGATGCTGCATGGCATCAACCCGGGCCCGCTGCTGTTCATCATGGACCCTTCGATGGTCTACACGATCTTTGCGGCCATGATCATCGCGAATATCCTGATGATCTGTGCCGGGATCGGGGTCGCACAGGTCTTTTCGACGCTGATGCGCACACCTCCGGCGATTCTGGCGGCATTCATCATCGTTCTCAGCGTCGTGGGGGCATTCGGGATCCGGAACAATATCTTCGACGTCTATGTCTGCCTTGCCTTCGGGGTTCTGGGCTGGGGAATGAAGCGGATCGGATTTCCATCGGCGCCGATGGTGCTTGGTGTCATACTTGGCCCTCTGGCAGAACGCTATTTCCTGACATCGCTTGCGAATTCCAACCAGGACTGGACGGTATTTTTCACCCGCCCGATCAGCGGAACGATCCTGCTGCTCGCATTGCTCTTTGTGCTTTGGTCCCTTTGGGCTCCGATCACATCGGCGATGTCGCGGATGAAACAGCTCATGGCCTGA
- a CDS encoding tripartite tricarboxylate transporter TctB family protein: MSTSSNRVAVADRPARDHASGLILLRPAVLPAMLFLLALILPQFMFWQGAPKVTEGLGPAAWPDLILDGLAIFSAIWLVHELWVLGRAGRRPMLKAQEDDEVYRYGKALVGILLIVIYGAVLSLVGFALATAGFIAIWTLYGGIRNPLVVASVSLIGTAILLWVFMGLALMPLSRGQGGFDHFSIWLLQTLGIY; encoded by the coding sequence GTGTCTACTTCATCCAATCGAGTCGCTGTCGCTGACCGACCGGCGCGGGATCACGCCTCGGGCCTGATCCTGCTGCGCCCCGCAGTGCTGCCGGCCATGCTGTTCCTGCTGGCGCTGATCCTGCCGCAATTCATGTTCTGGCAGGGTGCGCCGAAAGTGACCGAGGGCCTGGGGCCGGCAGCATGGCCGGACCTGATCCTAGACGGGCTGGCGATCTTTTCCGCCATCTGGCTTGTGCACGAACTTTGGGTGCTTGGCCGCGCCGGACGACGGCCGATGCTGAAGGCCCAGGAGGATGACGAGGTCTATCGCTATGGCAAGGCCCTGGTCGGCATCTTGCTGATCGTCATTTATGGCGCGGTTCTGAGCCTTGTTGGCTTTGCCCTGGCCACGGCCGGTTTCATCGCCATCTGGACCCTTTACGGAGGCATCCGGAATCCGCTGGTCGTCGCGTCGGTGTCACTGATCGGGACCGCCATTCTGCTGTGGGTCTTCATGGGGCTGGCGCTGATGCCGCTCAGCCGGGGGCAGGGGGGCTTCGATCATTTCAGCATCTGGCTGCTTCAGACCCTTGGAATCTATTGA
- a CDS encoding Bug family tripartite tricarboxylate transporter substrate binding protein, whose protein sequence is MDMFKSRGNALRALMMLGAMTAGGAVSAQDYPNRPIELAVTFGPGGGADVMGRQMAKLLEEPLGVPLPVANVAGASGNAGLTHLRTNPADGYTVGTLISLTVASWASGLGDNEPEDFRVVAVVQSSPSFLFVPASSPHKSGKELFDYARSHPGEITVATSGYGTQDDVTLKLLTDAGVEMKNVPFQAPAERYASPIGGHTQAIYEEPGDVAQFIEAGQLVPVVVFSSERHPAFPDVPTSAELGIDISGLDNFRSLAVRAGTPDDIVDRLQEAVLGAVATDDWQAFCKKTYSCIEPVTGDAAQAMISGFRSQIAAHLGT, encoded by the coding sequence ATGGATATGTTCAAAAGCAGGGGCAACGCCCTTCGTGCCTTGATGATGCTGGGGGCCATGACGGCCGGTGGAGCGGTCAGCGCCCAGGATTATCCGAACCGGCCTATCGAGCTGGCCGTGACATTTGGCCCCGGTGGCGGTGCCGATGTCATGGGACGGCAGATGGCGAAACTGCTGGAAGAACCGCTGGGTGTGCCTTTGCCCGTGGCGAATGTGGCCGGTGCATCGGGCAATGCCGGGCTGACCCATTTGCGGACGAATCCGGCCGATGGCTACACGGTGGGCACTTTGATCTCGTTGACGGTGGCGTCATGGGCTTCGGGGCTGGGCGACAATGAGCCCGAGGACTTTCGTGTGGTCGCCGTGGTGCAAAGTTCCCCGTCCTTTCTTTTCGTACCGGCCAGCAGCCCGCACAAAAGTGGCAAGGAGCTGTTCGACTATGCCAGGTCCCATCCGGGCGAGATTACCGTCGCGACATCGGGATATGGCACTCAGGATGACGTGACGCTCAAACTGCTGACAGATGCCGGGGTCGAGATGAAGAACGTTCCCTTCCAGGCCCCGGCCGAGCGCTATGCTTCGCCAATTGGTGGTCATACGCAGGCCATTTATGAGGAACCCGGTGATGTCGCGCAGTTCATCGAGGCAGGACAACTGGTGCCTGTGGTGGTGTTCTCGTCGGAACGCCATCCGGCATTCCCGGATGTGCCCACGTCAGCCGAGCTTGGCATAGATATTTCCGGGCTGGACAATTTCCGCAGCCTGGCGGTGCGGGCCGGCACGCCCGATGACATCGTTGACCGGCTGCAGGAAGCGGTTCTGGGCGCGGTGGCGACGGATGACTGGCAGGCGTTTTGCAAGAAGACATATTCCTGCATCGAACCCGTGACGGGCGATGCGGCACAGGCGATGATTTCCGGCTTCCGCAGTCAGATCGCCGCTCATCTCGGAACCTGA